In Deltaproteobacteria bacterium, the DNA window AAGCCCGCCGCTCACTTCATCCTCGGAGGAAGGGGTGCCATTGCGTCGCGCGGGCCGCGGGCAGACGCGTGTCCGAGTTTGCCACGCGCGGCGCTTTGCAGTATCTCAACACATCCACCAACGAGGAGGTCCGCCATGGCCAACTGGCTTCTGAAGACCGAGCCCAGCGTCTACTCTTTCGCCGACCTGCAGCGGGACAAGAGCACCATCTGGGACGGCATCAAGAACAACCTCGCCTTGAAGCACCTCGCCACCGTGAAGAAGGGCGACCGGTGCATCATCTACCACACCGGCGGCGAGAGGATCTGCGTCGGCGTCGGTACCGCCACCACCGGTGCGTATCCCGACCCCGAGAAGGATGACCCCAAGCTCCTGGTCTTCGACATCAAGGTGGGCAAGGCGCTGAAGCGCGAGGTGTCGCTGGCCGAGATGAAGCTCAACCCCCAGCTCGAAGGCTTCGACCTGTTCCGCCTGGGGCGGCTGTCTTTCGTTCCGGTGAGCGACGCCCACTACGACGTCATCATGGAGATGGCCAAGGGCTGAGCGCCCGGCCATGGCACTTGTCGCATCCGCCACCGAGCGGCAACAGGAACCCCGACAGGAGAGAACCCATGAAGAAGGCAGACTTCCGCCAGTTCTACCGCGACGCTCATGCCGTCGACTGCCTAAGCGAGCGCGAGAAGATATTCCTCGGCCTCGCCGTTGCCATGACGCGCAACTGCGATCCCTGAGTGGACCGCCGCCTTGCGGACGCAAGGAAAGCAGACATTCCCGAGGAACACCTCGACGCCGCGGTGGACGTCATCGCCGCCGTGGACGCCGGCATCCTCCAGTCCCTCAACCAGCGCATCAAGCAGCGTCACAAGGAACGGGAATAACCCGTTCCACGGGCCGGCCGCGTCCTTGAAACCCGCCCTCCGAGGTGGTAAAGGTCTAGGTCCCACAGTGGTCGCATAGCTCAGTCGGCTAGAGCGCTTGCCTCACATGCAAGAGGTCGCAGGTTCGAGTCCTGCTGCGACCACCATCCCACTTGTTGCGGGACACCCTTGACATTCGCTTCTGAAGACTGCATATAGAAGGTGTCTCACCTGCCACGAGTAGGAGGAGCATTCGAAGCCGTCCGGGTTCGCTTGGGCGGCTTCAGCTATTTGACCTTCCGCACTATCCTAAACGACGAAAGTTGTTCAATTCGCCGATGTTGGTCGGTGCAGTAGGCGGTTTTGAGCAGCCAAGAATTCTGTCGTTGGGCGAGCACCACCAAGTACTCCTCACGATACCAGAGCAAGGTGTTGGTTTCGTTTGTTCTGGTGTTCCGCCATTCGTCGATTTCTGGGTGTTTCCCGGCGTTTTGAATCACCCACCGTATCCAACGAAGGCGTTCGCAACGGCGCAGATCCGGCGTACGTTCGTCTTCCGCATGCCCCTGCTGAACCAAATGCCAGAAAGAGGCCCAACGTCCACCGGTCTCCGGAATACGGCGACAAGCGATTTTCTTGCCGCGAAACTCGAGTCCGCTACGCGCGAGCTCATCAATGAAGACACGGTAAAGCTCGTGCTCGTAGACATCCCAGTTGCCGTTGAACTGGAGAAGATCAGGGGGCCTCATCTTGCTAGATCCCGTGCGCGCCAAACCAGGATGTTGAATTTATCGGAGGCTAGCGGCGAGGTGCGGGTAAGCGCTTGCTCTCCAAATTGTTGGCGGAGCCGTCCCATGACAGCTACTTTTGCCTGATTGCCGACAAGTCCTCGATTGGCGTAGGTCAAAGCGCCGATAAGAAGGTCAGACATCTGCAATAACTCACTCTCGTCGGATCTAATCTGTTGTACACGCTCGACGTGTTCGCGACCGAAATCGTGCAGACTGTTGGCCAGAACTTCGTGGAGTTTCCTCGTCTTGGGACCACCTCTCGTATCCTTTAAATCCAGATAGAAGCGGTAACGTTGGGCCGGTTCAAACACCGGGCGGAGCATCGTGAAGTACATCTTGTAGTACCAATCATCGTGCGACTGATCGAAGCGGGCATGATCCAGGCGGTGCTTGTCAGGAACTACAAGTCCGCGGAATTGCAAGCGGTCATCGGTGAGAAAGATCTCCAGCAAGGCCAAGTAGAAGGCGGTTTTGGCCGGAGAAACTTTGGTCCACTTTGCCTCGAAGGAGGGTTTCAACCCGAACTCCACCTTTAGCTTCCGTATCCGGACCGACAGGTCCTCAACAAAGCGCTTCTCACAAAAGACCGCCCCCCAAGCCATGACGGGGATGCGGTCATGCTCCAGATGGCAACTCTCGTCGCAATAGACGTTGAATGTCTTGGTGTCATTCATGCAATTGTTTCTCCGTTCACTTTGACAAGGCCCTCCGTAGCGCTGCCCTGCTTCATTCTCTTCGTCATCCTCAACTACCGTCCACTGCGATTCGACCTCGTTCTCCTGGATATGCTGCTCCGTCTTTCACTCGCCACAGGATACGGATATCCAGAGGTATTCCAAACTTTTTTGACATGGTCACCATCGCTTGGCTCGCTCCGTTCGCGGGTTGGCCCTGAACGGAGATGTCAATCTCTGGGAGGTAGCTGAAACCCTCATCTTCCTTGGGTCCCTTCACCATGTTTGCCGGACAGCTTTCTTGGAGTCTTTCAAAGCTGCCGGCCCGCTTCATGGCGTGTCGCAAAACCTCATCGAGAAGCCGATTCCAGTTTGGTTTGGAGATTGGCTGTCCCCCGATTGACGCTTCGAGTACCTTGGAGTGCGTCAGGTTCGGTAACGCGTTGGGGTTGAGCCGACGCTCTGCTTCAGCCGCTTGTTTGCTTACTGGAGGATGCTGGTTGACCTGCTGTTCAAGGGCATCGAGCACACGAGTGATCACCGTGTCGGGTGTGTCAACGAACGGCTTGGCATAGCGCTGCAGTCGCTCAAACGTGGACTGTAGTATCGAGATTTCTGGCATTGCATTCCTCCATACCATATTCTGCTAGAATATATAGAGCATATTTCACATAAAATCAAGTATATTCTGGCTATTTCTCATGGATCCACAGTGATCCACATGAGCGGGCACGGAACCTTCCCCTACGCGCTGCAAGGATAACTGAGGCAGCATCAGCATTATTCCAGGAGTATCCGAGACTGATGGACGAGACATCCAGGGTTGTCTAGACTGCGCCGCCGATCAGGACCCGAAGTGCCTCGATGCGCACGGCCACGGCACCCGCAGTCGCGCTGTTCCCGATGCGGTGATCGGCGCTGTGCTGTGGCGGGATGACGATGAAGCCCGCATCCGCCAGCGCTCCGGCCGTCAACTGGTGGTTACGGAAACGTCCGCGTGGAATACGTATTCGGTGCCGCGCCAGAGCCAAGACGGAGGGCGCCTGCTCTCCCATGGCAGGAAAGCCAGGACGAGAGCTGCCACGGCTGCCCAGTGGAGAGGCCGGCGACTTGCTCCATGTCTCCTACAATAAGTAAGGGGAGGACGCGTTGCCTGTAGGCAAGGCTATGAAGCCAAGTCCCTCGGCGGACAACTCATGGTGAAACGGCTGCCGGCGGGCCACGGGGCCCGCATCGGCGGATCTTGCACCTCGACAGACTGCGCGTTAATCTTCCGGCTAATCCTACCATCGGAGGACAGGACATGAGTACCGATTTGAAGATGTTTCTTTTGACCGCCGACAACTTGGTGCGCTGCCATTGGGACGGCCGTTCCCGGCAGGTGGAGGTGCTGGACCGGGTGATGGACGGAGAGGTGCTGCGGGAGGTGGCGCGGGACGCGGGGGATCCGAACCGGCTCTACGCCGCGACCGGCACGGAGATTCACGTGAGCGAGGACGGCGGCGAGAGCTGGAAGTGGATTCCGTCCGGTGGTCTGGACTACCGGGACATCTGGACGATGCAGGCACATCCCACCCGGTCGGGGGAGGTCTACGTAGGCACGTTGCCGGCGGCGGTTTACGTGAGCGACAACGGCGGGCGGTCGTTCCGCGAGTTGACGGCCTTCCGCAAGATCGAGGACTACGCCCGCTGGACCTTTCCGCCGCCGCCCCATGTGCCGCACATCCGCTGCATCGTGCTGGACGGCCGGGTGCCGGATGAAGTCGTCGTGGGGGTCGAGGAAGGCGGCGTGGTGCGGAGCAGCGACCGGGGCGAGACCTGGGAGGACATCAGCGGACCGTCGAGCGGTGCCGCGTACCCCGAGTACAACGACCCGGCGGGCCTGTTGCCGTACCAGATGGGCGCCCACGAGGACGGGCGCGTCTATCGCGACGTGCACTGGGTGATGCGCGATCCCTCGAGCCTCGACACGCTGTACGCCACCACCGGCATCGGCACTTATCGCACCGACGACGGCGGCGCGTCCTGGCGCAAGCTGGAATACGACATGGGACGCTCCTACGCCATTCCCTTCGACATCCATCCCGGCGTGCCGGAACGCATCTTTCTGGGCGCGGCGGAGAACGGTCCCACGTCCTGGAAGGGCCATCGCACGGTCCGTCCCGGTCCCTACAACACCATCCGCTTCAGCCGGGACACCTCGGAGGAGCTGGGCGGCGCCAAGTCCGCCATCCTGCGCAGCGACGACCGCGGCGCGACGTGGCGCAAGCTCGAAGGCGGCCTGCCCCAGGGGCATGTGCACATGACGAGTTGCGTGGCGGTGCATCCCGCCGATCCCGATACCGTGGTCATCGGCTACACCGACGGTTCGGTCTACGCCAGCCACGATGCCGGCGAGGCGTGGGAGAGGCTGGAACTGCCGGAAACCCGGCTTTACGGGGTGCGGTTGCTGTCCGATTCGTGATGCGGTCCCGACAGGCGGGAGTGTCCCGTCTGACAGGCCGTAGCCGTCAGCTCGAACAGAGCGTGTGCGTCACGGTGATGCGCTCGCCGCGATAGAACTCGTTCAGGAAATCGTCCGCGTCGGCGTAGCGCCGGTTCGGCACCAGCCGGGCGGGGAAGCTGAACACCAGCGGGTCCACCGCGAACGGGTAGGGATCGAGGACGGCGCGGTGCTCGGCCACGGTATCGATGTGGATGTGCACGGGGGGCTCCCCCTTCCGGGTGGGCACGTCCACGTCGTTGAGCGTGTCGCTGGGACCGAGCTTCCGTTTCTTGCTGTTCAGGGGATAGCGGTTGCACACGTACTGCGCGAGCTGGTCGAACACCTCGATGTAATCGTAGTTGGTCCAGATTCGCTCCTCGGAAGTGTAGTCCGCAAATTCTTCGGACTGGGCCAACTCGGCGGCCAGGCGTTTCCTCAGCTCTTCCTGATGGTCCACGTACGCGCGCACCCGCGGATCGGCGGTGCGATCCGGCGGATGGGTGTACTTGCCGTAGCCGGCGTTCATCAGCGCCACCCCGTGCATGGCGATCAGCATGGCCGCGTAGGGATCCCGCTGCAGCACGTTGTCCACCACGTTCTTGTAGAAGTCCAGTCGCAACTGGCCGAGGAACTTGAAGCTGCCGTCATGGTAGTCCATGGGGAAGTTCTCGTCGTTCAACGTGGCCGGCTTCATCTCCCATTCCCACCAGCCGTGGTCGTGCTCTTGGGCCGCCAGCACGACGGATGCATACGGCTCCGGGCGGTCGAACTCCTCGTTGCCCCAGTGGGCGGCGAAGAAGCCCGCCACACGTGAGTGGTCGAACTGGAGCGCCAGCATCAACTGCGAATCGTTGTAAGGATTGACCATCATGGCGAATCTTCTCCTCGGCCCCCCAGCGG includes these proteins:
- a CDS encoding EVE domain-containing protein, with protein sequence MANWLLKTEPSVYSFADLQRDKSTIWDGIKNNLALKHLATVKKGDRCIIYHTGGERICVGVGTATTGAYPDPEKDDPKLLVFDIKVGKALKREVSLAEMKLNPQLEGFDLFRLGRLSFVPVSDAHYDVIMEMAKG
- a CDS encoding DUF3800 domain-containing protein, translating into MNDTKTFNVYCDESCHLEHDRIPVMAWGAVFCEKRFVEDLSVRIRKLKVEFGLKPSFEAKWTKVSPAKTAFYLALLEIFLTDDRLQFRGLVVPDKHRLDHARFDQSHDDWYYKMYFTMLRPVFEPAQRYRFYLDLKDTRGGPKTRKLHEVLANSLHDFGREHVERVQQIRSDESELLQMSDLLIGALTYANRGLVGNQAKVAVMGRLRQQFGEQALTRTSPLASDKFNILVWRARDLAR
- a CDS encoding DUF3891 family protein; the protein is MMVNPYNDSQLMLALQFDHSRVAGFFAAHWGNEEFDRPEPYASVVLAAQEHDHGWWEWEMKPATLNDENFPMDYHDGSFKFLGQLRLDFYKNVVDNVLQRDPYAAMLIAMHGVALMNAGYGKYTHPPDRTADPRVRAYVDHQEELRKRLAAELAQSEEFADYTSEERIWTNYDYIEVFDQLAQYVCNRYPLNSKKRKLGPSDTLNDVDVPTRKGEPPVHIHIDTVAEHRAVLDPYPFAVDPLVFSFPARLVPNRRYADADDFLNEFYRGERITVTHTLCSS